The segment CAGCCGTTTTTACATAACAGGAAACTTCGTTCCCCGTTATGTAGAAACGCTCCGCGGGGATCGCACTGCGGCGTATAGGAAGAATGCCGCTTTCGCGGCCCGCCGCAGGCGGAGAATCCTGCGGGGCAGGATTCTTTTTATACTGTGGAATGAGAAAAGGAGAAAATCTATGGCGAAACAATATTGGAGGCCGGGAAACATGGTGTATCCGGTTCCGGTGGTGATGGTGAGCTGTCAGAAAGGAGAGGAGCGGCCGAATATCATCACGGCCGCCTGGTGCGGGACTGCCTGCTCCTCCCCTGCCATGCTGTATGTGTCCATCCGTCCGGACAGATATTCCCATCATATTATAAAAGAGTCCGGGGAATTTGTGGTGAATCTGGTGACAGAGGAGCTTGCGTTTGCCACAGACTACTGCGGCGTCCGCTCCGGGCGTGATGTAGACAAATTTAAGGAGATGAAGCTCACCCCCCTGGCGTCAAAGTATGTAAGCTGCCCGGGAATCGCCGAAAGTCCTGTGAACCTGGAATGCCGCGTCACACAGATCCTCTCCCTGGGAAGCCATGACATGTTTCTCGCAGAGGTGGTGGGAGTGACTGCAGACGAGGCATATATGGATGAAAACGGACGGTTTGATCTAAACAGCGCAGGGTTGGTGGCCTACTCCCATGGAGAATATTTTAAATTAGGGGAAAAAGTAGGAAAATTCGGATATTCCGTTCAAAAGAAAAAGAAGGACGGCGAAAAAAAGCAGGCCGCCAGGGAAAAGCGCGGGGCTGCAGGAAAGAAATCCGGTGCGAAAAAGAATACGGCAGGGGGAAAGAAATCTGAGATAAAAAAGAGCGTCAGGGAAAACCGGGACGGCAGGACGGGGAAGGGCCCCAGAGCCGGGAAAGGTAAGAAGAACGAAAAAAACCGCCGTGTGTTTTAAAGCCCGGAAGGCAGATAGGAAAATCAGGAGGACAGAATGGGAAAAATGACAGAGGAGAGGAAGGCAGGAAGTTTCGCAGAGGGCAGGGACAGGGCAAATGTGACCCTAATCGGCATGCCGGCCGCCGGAAAGAGTACGGTGGGGGTGCTGCTTGCCAAACGGCTGGGATACGCGTTTGTCGATGTGGATCTTGTGATTCAGGAGCAGGAGAACAGGCTTCTGAAGGAGATTATCGCCGATGAGGGTATGGACGGCTTTATGGCTGTGGAGAACAGGGTAAATGCCTCTCTGGACGTTCAGAAGAGCGTAATTGCGCCGGGAGGAAGCGTCATTTACGGGGAGGAGGCCATGGAGCATTTAAAGTCCATCGGGCTTGTGGTGTATCTGAAAATCAGCTTTGAGGAGCTTTTAAAAAGGCTTGGAGATGTGGTGGACAGAGGCGTAGTCTTAAAAGAGGGGATGACCCTTCAGGATCTCTATGAGGAGCGGATTTCCTATTTTGAGAAATATGCCGATATTACGGTGGACGAGGAAGGAAAGAATCTGGGGCAGGTGGTGGACGAGCTGAGAGGCCTGCTGGAGCAGAGACTGGGACTTCTGCAGGGAGAATGACAGGCCTTCGCAGAAGCAGGCAAAACGGGTATCTGTCCCGCAAAAAGTGAGAGAGGAGAGAGCAGATGAAATCTCTTGTAATAGCTGAAAAGCCCTCTGTGGGCAAGGATATTGCCAGGGTACTTGGCTGCAGAAAAAGTGCAGACGGCTGTCTGGAGGGCGATAAGTATATTGTTACCTGGGCGTTCGGCCATCTGGTGGAGCTGGCAGCGCCGGAGGAGTATGATAAAAAATATAAGGACTGGAATATGGCGGATCTTCCCATGATGCCGGAGCCGTTTAAGCTGGAAGTGATCGGAAAAACGGCAAAGCAGTTCGGTGTGGTGAAGCGCCAGCTCTTCAGAAACGATGTGAAGGATATTGTCATCGCCACAGATGCAGGGCGGGAGGGAGAGCTGGTGGCCCGCTTTATCCTGATGAAGGCAGGGTGCAGGAAGCCTTTGAAAAGGCTTTGGATCTCCTCCGTCACAGACAGGGCCATAAAGGAGGGATTCTCCCGCCTGAGGGATGGAAGAGAGTACAACCACTTAAGAGATGCAGCCATGTGCCGGGCAGAGGCTGACTGGCTGGTGGGGCTTAACGCCACCAGGGCTCTGACCTGCAAATATAACGCCCAGCTTTCCTGCGGACGGGTGCAGACGCCGACCCTTGCCATTATCGCAAAGAGGGAGGAGGAGATACGAAACTTCCGGCCAAAGGCCTACTGGGGTCTCACAGCCAGGACGTCAAAGCCTGCCCTTATACTGACCTGGCAGGACAAAAAGTCCGGGGGAATGAGAAGCTTTGACAGGGACAGGATGGAGGGACTTCAAAAGAGCCTGAGAGATCAGCAGGTGCGGATCACAAAGGTTAAAAAGACACCGAAAAAGACCATGGCCCCTCTCCTCTACGACCTGACGGAGCTTCAGAGAGACGCCAATAAGCGGTTTGGCTATTCGGCCAAGGAAACGCTCAATATTATGCAGAGGCTCTATGAAAATCACAAGGTTCTGACCTACCCGCGGACGGATTCCAGGTATCTGAGCAGTGATGTAGCCGACACGATACACGACAGGCTCGCAGCCTGCGGGACAGGGCCCTACCGGAAGCTGGCGGGAAAGCTGTCAAAGAATGTGTGGACAAAGAAGGCGTCCTTTATCAACGACGGGAAGGTCACGGACCACCATGCCATTATTCCCACCGAGCAGTTTGTACAGCTTCAGAACATGACCTCGGAGGAGCGGAAAATCTATGACCTGGTTGTCAGGCGTTTTCTGGCAGTGCTGTATCCGGCAGCAGAGTATGACGAAACGGTGATTACGGCTGAGATAGGCGGAGAAATTTTTACCGCCAGAGGAAAGGTCATGAGAACCCCCGGCTGGAGGGAGGTCTATGAAAGCGCAGACGAATCCGGCCTTTCAGGGACCGGAGGATACCTGGATGAGGAAGACGGGGACGAGGACGGCGAAGGTCCTCAGAACGAGAGGGTGAAGGCACAGACACTTCCCGATTTGCGGGAGGGGGATGTGACAGGACCGGCAGGTATTTCACTGACGGAGGGAAAGACGAAGCCGCCGGCTCCCTTTAATGAGGCAACCCTTCTGTCGGCTATGGAAAACCCTGTCAGATATATGGAATCCGGCGACCGGGCCATGGCAAAGACTCTGGGGGAAACAGGGGGACTGGGAACGGTTGCCACAAGGGCTGATATTATTGAGAAGCTCTTTTCCGGCTTTATGCTGGAAAAGAAAGGAAAGGATATCTGTCTCACATCCAAGGCGAAGCAGCTTCTGAGGCTGGTGCCGGAGGATCTGAGAAAGCCGGAGCTGACGGCTCAGTGGGAGATGCGTCTTTCCAAAATTGCAGAGGGTGAGATGAAGAGGGATGCCTTTATGGAGGACATCCGTACCTACACAAAGGATATTGTCGAAGAAATTAAGGGGGGAGAGGGAACCTTCCGCCACGATAATCTGACCAACACAAAATGTCCCCGCTGCGGAAAACGGATGCTCTCTGTGAAGGGAAAGAACAGCCAGATGCTGGTCTGCCAGGACAGGGAGTGCGGCTACCGGGAAACCATTTCCCGCACGTCCAATGCCAGATGCCCGAAATGCCATAAAAAGATGGAGCTTCGGGGCAAGGGGGAAAACCAGATGTTTTCCTGTGTCTGCGGCTATAAGGAGAAGCTGTCGAATTTTAAGGAGCGCAGGCAGAGGGAAGGCGCAGGGGTGACGAAGCGCGATGTGGCCAGATACCTGAATCAGCAGAAAAAGGAAGAGAAGATGGTGAACAATCCCTTTGCAGATGCACTTAAAAAGATGCAGGAGCAGGATGTGTGAGAAAGCAGTTTGTACAGTGGCTGGAGTTAAATGAAGATCAGCCAAGTGTTCAGGAGGAATGAAAAATGGGAAGAATCTATGGAGGAATAGAGGAGCTGGTGGGAAGGACACCCCTTGTAAGGCTTGCCAGGCTGGAAGGGCGCGAGAAAGTCAGAGCAGAAATTCTGGCAAAGCTGGAGTGCTTTAATCCTGCAGGGAGCGCCAAGGACCGTGTGGCCAGGCAGATGCTTGAGGACGCGAAGGAACAGGGAATTCTGAAAGAAGGGTCTGTGATTATTGAGCCTACCAGCGGAAACACGGGAGTGGGGCTGGCGGCTCTTGCCGCTGTAAACGGCTACCGGGCAGTGATTGTTATACCGGACAGCATGAGTGTGGAGCGAAGGCTTCTGCTGAAGGCCTACGGCGCCGAGATCGTTCTTACGCCGGGGGCTGAGGGGATGGCAGGCTCCATCAGAAAGGCGGAAGAGATCAGGGAGCAGTTCCTGAAAGAAGGAAGGCCTGCCTGGATTGCGGGACAGTTTGAGAATCCGTCCAATCCCAAGGCCCACTATCTGACTACAGGACCGGAGATCTGGGAGGACACAGACGGGGAGGTAGACATTTTCGTGTCAGCGGCCGGAACCGGCGGGACAGTCACAGGAACGGCCAGGTTCCTCAGGGAGAAAAAGCCGGATATTCATGTGGCGGCTGTGGAGCCTGCGGCTTCTCCTGTGCTCTCGGGAGGTCAGCCGGGCCCCCACAAGATTCAGGGGATTGGAGCCGGATTTGTGCCGGAGATTCTCGATACAGGGATTTACGATGAGGTAATCCGGGTGGAGGACGAGGCGGCCTTCCGGTTTGCCAGACTGCTTGCGGGGACAGAAGGGTTTCTGTGCGGCATTTCATCAGGAGCCGCCCTTGCCGCTGCCTGCGAGATAGGCAGACGGCCGGAAAATGAGGGGAAGAGGATTGTGGTTCTGCTGCCGGATACAGGGGAGCGCTACCTGTCCACCGGGGTTTTCGGATAAATTTAAGGAGAATAGGTGAGAGAAGAGGAGTCATTTTATAGTTCCAGCGAAGTCACTATAAAATGACTCCTCTTCTCTTTGGGGGAGGGATGGGGAGGGATTTCTATTCCGTCTGAATCTGCGGGAAATTACCGCAGGATTTTTTCCATGGGCTTTCCTTTTGCCAGCTCGTCGATGAGTTTGTCGAGAATCCGGATTTCCCGCATCAGAGGTTCAGAGATGGTTTCCACCCTCACCCCGCAGACGGTTCCCCTGATAAGGTTTCTTGCGGGATTCATGGCAGGTGCATTTCTGAAAAATTCTGCATATTCAATATCAGATTGAGAAAGCTTTAAAATTTCGTCTCTGCTGTAGCCGGTGAGCCAGCTGATGACCTGGCTGACCTCTTCGCCGGTGCGGCCTTTTTTTACGGCTTTATTTACCAGAAGGGGATAAATGGATGAAAATTTCATCCTGTAAACTTTTTCACTGTCCATATGCGTTCTTCCTTTCCTTTTGTTTTGGCTTTATGTTCTATGAGGATTTTACCATATCAGGGATGAAAGGGATACGGGCTGCGGGAAGAGAAATGAAAGAAAACTGTAAGATCCGTTCCAGCTATCTTGTGATACAATATAGTTAAGCTACTATGTTATGCAAGACAGCCTGGAAGAGGAGTATGGCAGAAACAAAAGACGGGTAAGAAGAGCAGGGACAAAAAATCAGGATACAAATCAGAACTACAGGGAAAAAACAGGAGGGCAGGAATGTACGATCAGTCGCAGCTTATGAAGGGTATCATGGAGGGCTGCATCCTCTCGATCATAGGCCGTGAGCGGACATACGGGTATGAGATAGTGGAGCGGCTGAGAGAAAAGGGGTTTTCGGATGTAAGGGAGGGGACGATTTATCCTTTGCTTTTGCGCCTGGAGAAAAAAGGAATGCTGAGGGCCGAATTCATGCCTTCTCCTCTGGGGCCCAGCAGGAAATATTACAGCCTTACAGAGGAGGGAAGAAGGCAGCTTGAAGTATTTTGCGACAGCTGGAGGAGGACGGTGAGGGCAGTGGAAAGAACTATCGGAGAGGAGGGGGAGAACAATGACGGCCAGTTTAAAGGAGCTTAGGAAGGAAAATAAGCGGGAGATGGAGGCTATGGCGGTGTTTCTTGTTTTTCTGATTTGCGCAGTCCTCTACAGAAACCTTATAAAGTCCCAGCTTGCAGGGAAAAATTAGGCTGTTTTGTCTCAATCGTGTAAAAGAAAAAATAGGTAAGAGAAGAGGAGTCATTTTATAGTTCCAGCGAAAGTCACTATAAAATGACTCCTCTTCTCTTGGGGGAGGGATGGAAAGAAACCGCTTGTAACGGGATGGGAGATATGATATAAAGAAAAGGCAGTGATGAAAGAATGAAACCAGAGGAAATACGAAAATGAAACGAATTTCGATTATTATTCCCTGCTATAATGAACAGGAGGCGATTCCTCTTTTTATGGAGGAGGCCGGCAGGGTGTGTGGGGGACTGACAGAGTATGAATTCGAGTGGATTTTCGTGGATGACGGCTCAAAGGACGGGACGCTTTCCCTGTTAAAAGAATATGCGAAAAGAGACAGGCGGGTGAAATACCTGTCCTTTTCAAGAAATTTTGGAAAGGAAGCGGCGATCTACGCAGGGCTTGAACATGCCCGGGGAGATTATACAGCCATTATGGATGCGGATCTGCAGGATCCGCCCAGGCTTCTGCCGGAGATGATAGAGGCGCTGGAGTCAGGGGAGTATGACAGCGCGGCCACCAGGAGGGTGGATCGCAGAGGAGAGCCGCCCATCCGCTCTTTTTTTGCAAGGATGTTTTACCGTCTGATCCGCCATATCTCTGATATTGACATTGTGGACGGGGCCAGGGATTACCGCCTGATGAACAGGAAGATGAAGGATGCCATCGTATCTATGACGGAGTACAACCGCTTTTCCAAGGGGATTTTCGGCTGGGTGGGATTTCGTACCAAGTGGATTCCCTTTGAGAATGTGGAGCGGGTGGCAGGGGAGACGAAATGGTCCTTCTGGAAGCTTTTGATCTACTCTATAGAGGGGATTGTGGCCTTTACCACGGTTCCGCTGACGATAGCGGCCTACCTGGGGCTTATTTTCTGTGTAGTGGCCTTTTTCATGGTGCTGGTGGTAATCGGAAAGACGCTGATGTTCGGCGATCCGGTGGGAGGCTGGCCCTCCCTGGCCTGCATTATCCTCTTTGTGGGCGGCATCCAGCTTCTGTGCGCGGGCATTGTGGGGAAATATCTTGCCAAAATTTACCTGGAGGTAAAAAGGAGACCTATCTACCTGGTAGCAGAGGAAAATCTGGACAGGGATCATGAGTCTGACAGGAAAGGAAGACAAAGCAGTGAAAATACATCTGTTTCTGAGGAAGAGGCTGACAAGGCAGCCGCAGAATGGGATGGATGATCCGGAAAGGAGGAGGAAGAATGAGTCTGGCAGGTCAAAAAAAGGCTGGGGAGATGGGCAGACAGGGAGCTGATGGGAAAAATACGGCCATTTTAAGGTTTTTCAGGGGACTTTGCCGGGAAACTGCAGAGTTTGGCTCCTTCATCAAAAGAAACAGGGCGGGTGCGCTTTTCTCCGGGGCAGCCGCCCTGTTTGTGTATTGGGGATGGCTGACAAGCGCTGATATTACTGTGGACAGCGAGATTATGATGACAGATCCCCAGAGCATGATGGCTTCCTGGCTGGGAATTAACCGGTTCGGACTCGTTTTTACCAAGCATCTGTTCGGAATGACTTCCTTTGTTCCCTCTGTGTCCAAGGTGCTTACCGTGTGTATGCTGTGGATAACGGCCATGTTTTTTTCCTTTTGTGTGTATAAGTGGAGCGCAGAACAGAAACGGTTTCTCATTTTCTCGGCAGCTTTTCCCGCACTGTATCTGACGGCTCCCTGCTTTGCCGAACAGTTTTATTTCACTCTCCAGTCCTTTGAGGTGGTATTTGCCCTGTTTTTGTGCGGGGCGGCTGTGTATGGGGCGGGGCAGCTTGTTTTTTTTCGCGGAGGCCTGCTCTGGGGTCTGATATCTGTTCTCCTTATGGTCTGGGCCTTCGGAACGTATCAGGCCATGGCGGCAGTTGCGGTGACTCTGACCGTGATTCTGTTTATGACCGTCTATCTGTCCGACACGGGAAAAGGGAGGGGAAGAAGCTTCTGGTTCCTCTCGGGAGTCCGCCTGGCGCTTATCTTTCTGTCAGGTTTTGTGCTGTATCTTCTGACGGCTTCTCTGGTGCGCCGCCTGTCAGGGGGAAGCGAAGCCTATGTGGCAGATATGGTGCACTGGAAAACAGAGGGAGTCAGACAGTGCATCGGGTATGTGAAGGGAGAGGTGCGCAGAGTATTTGACTGCTACTATGTGATGTTCAGGCCGGGATTTCAGTGGATTCTTCTATTGTTTCTGACCATATCCTGTGTCTGGGCGGGGAGGAAAAGGGAGAAGGGTCTCCTCTTTTATCTGGCGGCTGCGGTTCTGTTTCTCATCTCACCGTTTTTTATGACCATCGTTTCAGGGTATTACCAGCCAATACGGGCACAGCTTGTCTATCCTCTTGTCTATGGGTTTTCCGCGGCCTTTCTGGCAGCGGCTCTCTGGCCCTCAGAAAGTGCAGGCGCGCGGAAGGAAGAGCAAAAATCGAAAGCAGGAAGAAGGAGCCGTATCAGAAAGGGACTTTCCCTGGCAGCAGTTTTTATGTGCCTGGCGGCTTCCTGGCGTCAGGGCTGTGATACTGCCCGTCTCTTTCAGACGGTACATGAGGTGTCAGAGCAGGACACAGCTCTGACGGGAGAGATCTATGGAAGGGCTGGGAAAATGGCTGCTGACGCAGGACTCGATATTTCCGACTGTACCTTTATTTTTCTTGGAAGCAGGCAGGCAAGTCTTACAGGGGAGAAGCTGCTGGGGGATGTGATTGGATGTTCCTTTTACCAGTGGGATGCAGCCAGCTCCATGGGAATTTCCAGAAGGATTTACGATCTGATGCAGGCGCTCAATCTGCCGTGTGCAGAGCCGGTTCTGTCAAGGTATCTCGACTCTCTTCCGTTTTCTCAGTCAATGACCTGTTACCCTGCAGAAGGGTCAATCGTACTGGATGAGGATACTGTGATTGTAAAACTGTCAGAACCTGTGCAGAGCGGCTCCTGATTTCTCATTATAGAAGGAAAAATCTGAAAGCTTCGCCGATTTCAGGCTGAACGAATTTTTAAAGAAAGGTTGTATGATAATGGCTCACATGAACCACCTGTCGAGAAGGGGGAAGTTTCTTCTCCTGTCAACGATTCCCCTCTATTTTATGGTCTGCGGTTTTCTGCTCCAGCCGGTAAATGAAATCTGGCCTGGAATTGTGACTCTGATTAGAGAACCTGATTTTCTGATTACCGATTATTTTGTGGTGGGAGGAGTGGGGGCTGCGTTTCTGAATGCAGGGATGCTTACCCTTCTAAGCATTGCCCTGATCTATTTTCTCGGAATGGAGATGGACGGACACACGATCACCTCCGCATGTCTGATGTTTGGTTTTTCACTGTTTGGGAAGAATCTCTTAAATATCTGGGCAGTTATGGTCGGCATCTGGCTGTATGCAAAATACCATAAAATGCCGGTGTCTAAATATATTTACATAGGACTTTACGGAACCAGCCTTTCCCCCATTATCACGCAGATTATGCAGATAGGGCAAATGCCTTTGATTTTCAGAGTGTTCCTGGCCCTGGGAGCGGGAATGGTGATCGGGTTTGTACTGCCGCCTCTGGCCACCCATGTTCATTTTTCCCACAAGGGATATTCCCTCTACAATGTGGGATTTGCCGCAGGGATCATTGCTACTGTGATCGTGTCTCTCCTTAAATCATTCGGAATCACGGTGGAGAGCAGGCTTATCTGGTATACGGGAAATACCATGACCTTTTTTGCAATTCTCTGTATTCTGTTTGCCGGAATGGCAGTGGGGGCGTTTTACGTCGGCGGCCGCCAGGCAGTGGAAGAGTACCGGGCAATCCTTAAATGTTCCGGCATCGGGGGCACAGATTACCTGCGGGACAATGGAGGGCCGGCCACTGTGCTTAATATGGCGGTCAACGGCTTTCTGTCCACTCTTATGGTTGTAATAGCCGGAGGTGATTTAAACGGTCCAACCATCGGAGGTATTTTTACCATTGTGGGATTCAGCTCCACGGGAAAGCATATCAGGAATATCTTCCCCATTATGATGGGAGTCTACCTGGCAGGACTGACAAAGTACTGGAGTATCAGCGAACCCTCCCCCATGCTGGCCTTCCTGTTCTCTACCACTCTTGCGCCTATTTCAGGAGAGTTTGGATGGCTGGCCGGGCTTCTGGCAGGCTTTCTCCACTCCTCTGTAGCGCTCAATGTGGGCATTGTGTACGGAGGAATGAATCTCTATAATAACGGCTTTGCGGGAGGAATTATAGCGACCTTTCTGGTGCCGGTCATCCAGTCCATCCGCGATCGGAGAGCCAGGGCAAGAGAGGAGGACGCCCTCTGATCTGCGTCCTCCCCCTTCTGTTTTTTTCGGATGCCGGACCGTTTTTTGCGGCCCGGCTGTTTTATCTGACCTGACAGGGCCTAAGCCTGGTGCTTCCTGTACCTGGCCAGGCAGGCGTAGACCTCCTGGGCTCTTGGCCTTGCGAAGCCGGAAGCCGTATAGCCTCCTCCCTTGCTCTTTTTTAAGAAGGAGGAGAAGCCCTCAGAATCCCACATGCGTTCCAGCTCTTCCATGATTTCCGAAATATTTTTCCGGCCGTCGGCAAGTTCACAGCAGGAATAGCGCAGGATATAGGCGAGAGCTGCAGTCTGCTCAGAATCGGCAATCTGCTCTACATAGTGAAGGTTTACTGTATTTTTGTCGATGGAGAAGGAATCCCTGTCGAAGAACTTGACCTTCCCATCGGCAATCCGCTTGCCGTTTACCCGGTAGGGGCGGGAAGCATCCGGCATCCGGAAGGCAGGCGCAGCCTCAGAGGATTTCACCGGAGACGGGAAGGCCTTCAGGGTTTCACGCACCTTCTCTGTGATGTCCACAGGACGGTAGCTGTCCATCTGGATCACAGTGTCCGCAATGTGGAAGAAGGCGCCGGAGCTTCCTGCCACCAGGATGGTGGAGATGCCCAGCTCGTCAAAAAGCTGTCTCGCCCGCTCAATGAACGGGGTGATCGGCTCTTTTTTTCTGTGGATGACGCTCTGCATCAGCTCGTCCCGCACCATGAAGTTGGCGGCAGAGGTATCCTCGTCGATGAGAAAGGCATGGCAGCCGGAGAAAATGCCCTCCACGATTCCGGCCGCCTGGGAGGTGGAGCCGCTGGCATCTTCTGTGGTGAAGTGGGTGGTATCCTTTCCATTGGGCAGGTCATTGATAAACAGGGAGATGTCTGTGTCCTCAATATAGCGCCCATCCTCTGCCCTCAGCTTTAAGGCGGTAGAGTCGGTGATCACATATTCCCTGCCGTCCCCTGCGATATGGTTGTAAACGCCCATCTCCAGCGCCTTTAAAAGCGTGGATTTTCCGTGGTAGCCGCCTCCTGCAATCAGTGTAATCCCTTTGGGAATGCCCATGCCGGACAATTCCCCTCTGTGGGGAAGAGAGAGGGTGACGCGAAGGCTCTCCGGGGACTGGAAGGAAACGCTCTCCCTTAAGGGAAGATCGGAGACGCCGCTCTGTCTTGGGAGGATGGAGCCATCAGCCACGAAGGCGGCAAGCCCTCTCTTTTCCAGCTCAGCCCGGATATACTCCTGATCGTCGGCAAGCTCAGCCCTCCTTCTGATTTCATCGGCCGGCAGGGAGGCTGCCATCAGCGCCCTCTTTACGCAGGCGGGAATAAAGTCAAAGAGGATCTTTTCAAGCTCCCTGGCATTGATGGTGCGGCCGTTGGCAGGAAAGCCTGCGTGGAAGCGAAGCCAGATGCCGTCCTCCCGTATCTCACAGGCAGTCCGGGAGAGAATTTCCTGGCCGCAGCGGGTCACAGAGATCAGCCCGCTCTTTCCGGAGCCCTTTGCCTGGAAATTGAACCTGGCCGCCTCCCTGCCGAACTGGCGGATGAGATAGTCTTCCAGGGCTGTCTTTCTCATATCTGTCTCATAGAGAGACGCTTCAAATCCCGCTGTTTTATGGGGCACAAACA is part of the Clostridium sp. M62/1 genome and harbors:
- a CDS encoding ABC-ATPase domain-containing protein, producing the protein MKPYEQYRNRGRRGGNDGGGRDREGAGERIFTPDRPRVLKGSEELRTLLLSIDRRSYPAYKSLAGIYRFPGFQLSIDHVQGDPFASPSHLSVFVPHKTAGFEASLYETDMRKTALEDYLIRQFGREAARFNFQAKGSGKSGLISVTRCGQEILSRTACEIREDGIWLRFHAGFPANGRTINARELEKILFDFIPACVKRALMAASLPADEIRRRAELADDQEYIRAELEKRGLAAFVADGSILPRQSGVSDLPLRESVSFQSPESLRVTLSLPHRGELSGMGIPKGITLIAGGGYHGKSTLLKALEMGVYNHIAGDGREYVITDSTALKLRAEDGRYIEDTDISLFINDLPNGKDTTHFTTEDASGSTSQAAGIVEGIFSGCHAFLIDEDTSAANFMVRDELMQSVIHRKKEPITPFIERARQLFDELGISTILVAGSSGAFFHIADTVIQMDSYRPVDITEKVRETLKAFPSPVKSSEAAPAFRMPDASRPYRVNGKRIADGKVKFFDRDSFSIDKNTVNLHYVEQIADSEQTAALAYILRYSCCELADGRKNISEIMEELERMWDSEGFSSFLKKSKGGGYTASGFARPRAQEVYACLARYRKHQA